The Luteibacter flocculans genomic interval ATCGCCAGCAGGCTGGCTCCCACCACCTTGCCAGCCCTCCATGCAATCGCCAGCAGGCCGGCTCCCACCGCCTTGCCGGCCCACATGAAATCGCCAGCAGGCCGGCTCCCACCACCTTGCCAGCCCTCCATGCAATCGCCAGCAGGCCGGCTCCCACCGCCTTGCCGGCCCACATGAAATCGCCAGCGAACTGGCTCCCACTACCTTGCCGGGCGGCCATGAAGTCGCCAGCAAGCTGACCCCGCCGGTGGGAGCCAGCCTGCTGGCGATCGGGCTTACTTCACGCCGTGCATCAACCGGTTGATCAGCGGGGCTATCAGGAACAGCACGATACCCGCGCCCACGAGCAGTTCGAAGCTGAAGGTGAACCCGGACAGCGCCGAGCCGACCGTCATGCCCGTCTCGCCGCTGATGTGGCCCGCAAGCAGGCCGGACAGGTTGTTGCCGATCGCGGTGGAAAGGAACCAGCCGCCCATCGCCAGACCCACGACGCGAACCGGCGCGAGCTTGGTCACCATCGACAACCCGATCGGCGACAGGCACAGCTCACCGATGGTCTGCAGCACATAGCAAGCCGCAAGCGGCCAGAACGGAATGAGGCCGTTACCGCCGACGAGGCTCTTCAGCGCATACATCAGCACCAGGAAGCCCAGCGCGTTGAAGATGAGGCCCAGGCCGAACTTGCGCGGAATCGACGGCTCCTTGCGGAAGCGTGCGGACCAGCCCCAGGCAAGTGCGACGATCGGCGCAAACACGAGGATCGCCGCGGAATTCACCGACTGGAACCAGCCGGTCGGGAATTCCCAGCCGAACATCTGCCGATCGACGATGTTCTGCGCAAGGAAGTTGAACGAGCTGCCGGCCTGCTCGAAGAACATCCAGAACAGCACGTTGAAGGTAAACAGCAGAAGCATCGCAATCACGCGGTGGATCTGAATGCGATCGTGGCGCACCGCCTCGATCACCAGCATCGCCGCCACGCCGATGAACAGCACGCCGAGCAGCCATGCGATGAAGATCGCGCCCGCCTTCGCCATGAGCAGGTAGACGAGCGGAATGGCGACGATAACCCCGCCGATGACCGCGAGCAGGTTCTTACCTTCGTGACGCTCCGGCGGCGGTACGCCCACGCCCTTCAATTGACGCTTGCCCAGCAGGAACCAGATGAAGCAGATCACCATGCCGACGCCGGTGGCCGCGAACACCACCTTGTAGTTCTGCTGCAGCGGCGTGTCGGTGATGACGGAGGCCAGCCAACCGGTGAACAGCGGCGCAAGGAACCCGCCGAGGTTGATGCCCATGTAGAAGATGGTAAAGCCGCGATCGCGTCGATCGTCCCCGACCGGATAGATCTGCCCCACCAGCGACGAGATGTTCGGCTTGAACAGTCCGTTGCCCACGATCACCGTGGCGAGACCGGCCAGGAACACCTGCTGATTCGGCACCATCACCATGAACAGGCCTGCGCCCATCACGGCAGCGCCCAACAGAATCGAGCGCTGGTAGCCGAGGATGCGGTCGGCCACCCATCCACCGAAGATCGCGGAGGCATAGACCAGCGCCAGGTATGCACCGTAGGTGCGGCTGGCATAGCCCTGGCCGGAGGCATCGCCGTTGAAGAACTCGGCGACGATGTACAGGGTGAGCGCCCAGCGCATGCCGTAGAAGGCGAAGCGCTCCCAGAACTCGGTCATGAACAGCATCCATAAAGGACGCGGGTGACCCATGGTCTGCGGGTAGTCGGGCACGGCCCGGGCAGTGGCGGGGGCGGTCGGTGTCATGGCTTCCCTTGAAGACGGTTCGTGCAAGGTGTTTAGCCGGACCGGCCGAAGGCGTCAAATCTTGCGCATCCGTGGGAGCCCCGATGGCGGATGTGAATCTGAAGGTGGGAGCTTGCCGGTGGGAGCTTGCCGGTGGGAGCCAGCCTGCTGGCGATGGGCGCTTGCCTCGTGGCTACACCGCTTCGTTGGCTTATCGCCACCAGGGTGGCTCCCACCTGTCTTTATCTACGAGCCGAGGATCGTCCTTACTTCGATCAATTCGGGGAAGAAACTCTGCTCCAAGGCTTTGCGCAGAAAGGCCACGCCGGACGAGCCGCCCGTGCCGGGGCGGAAGCCGATGATGCGTTCCACGGTCTTCATGTGGCGGAACCGCCAGAGCTGGAACGCCTCCTCGAT includes:
- a CDS encoding peptide MFS transporter, which gives rise to MTPTAPATARAVPDYPQTMGHPRPLWMLFMTEFWERFAFYGMRWALTLYIVAEFFNGDASGQGYASRTYGAYLALVYASAIFGGWVADRILGYQRSILLGAAVMGAGLFMVMVPNQQVFLAGLATVIVGNGLFKPNISSLVGQIYPVGDDRRDRGFTIFYMGINLGGFLAPLFTGWLASVITDTPLQQNYKVVFAATGVGMVICFIWFLLGKRQLKGVGVPPPERHEGKNLLAVIGGVIVAIPLVYLLMAKAGAIFIAWLLGVLFIGVAAMLVIEAVRHDRIQIHRVIAMLLLFTFNVLFWMFFEQAGSSFNFLAQNIVDRQMFGWEFPTGWFQSVNSAAILVFAPIVALAWGWSARFRKEPSIPRKFGLGLIFNALGFLVLMYALKSLVGGNGLIPFWPLAACYVLQTIGELCLSPIGLSMVTKLAPVRVVGLAMGGWFLSTAIGNNLSGLLAGHISGETGMTVGSALSGFTFSFELLVGAGIVLFLIAPLINRLMHGVK